The window TCCATACATAGGATGATAGGACTCTATCTAAAGTAATAATTGATTGTGTTTACCCATTAAATATTCCAACCACTCATAATGAGAAACGTGGAGACAAGAAAATAGGAAATGTAATCCACTGAGTCTCGTCTCACTTTCCCGATATGAAAACCTTCTAAGAGCTAAACTCCGAAAGACAAGGAGATACATTCCAATCTGGAAACCATGAAGATCTAAGCTTCCGGTTCCCTACTAAGGGAAGGAATCCTATCGGATCTACAAGACATAGAAGCTTGCCTCAATTAGACTCTCCAAAAATGATTCCTATTCTTAAACGGAAACTACTAATTCAAGCAGAACACGTATCAAAGAAGGATCCACATTACCAAACCACCAATATAAATAGAACTCCCTCCCCCTAAGTGTTGGGTTTTAGATCCCTCTATGATGAATGCTGGTTAGAGGATAATAGGACCGAAAAAGGATTCCCTTAGCAAGGTGCTCTTTTATTCCTCTCACCACTTCtacgagtaagatgatcaagcGATACGACGGTGCAAGCCTCTTTAATATACCAGACGATACGGTGTTAAGAGTTGTAGTTTCACCACGGGTAAGTCGTATGTCTACACACCGGGCCCAGGGTTACACTACGAGGTGTAAATAATGGGGTTAAACCATGCGTTGTTGGATGACCAATGGTGTATGATAGTGTATGCAAATATGATGCAAGTTGATGCATAAAAGTTAGCATAAAAAAacatacaataaaaaaaaaaaaatttaaaaaaaacatgttaaAACAGTACAAAACAAAACTAAACACATTTCCCATCATGCAGCAAAATTGTGAAAGAAGATCTCTACCAACACACTTAAGAATAAACAGTGTACACATACCATACTCAAAATCATCCCTTTCTATTTAGAAATTTTTTACCATTATTAGATCTGAAACAGGGAAAGAAGATAAGTAGAACCTCACCTGAATAGGAACCCTAGTCGGAAATCTTCAATCTTAACCTGAaacaataaaaccctaaattagaactaaaaccctaaacaaagGACACCATATGCAATAGACTAGGACAGaaagcgagagagaaagagagagcagaGATGAAAGATGGGTATGAAAGAGAGCAGAGCGAGAGTGATGAAGATAGGGAGTGAGTGCGAGAGCGAGTAGTGATAGAGCGAGAGTGAGATTTTTACCTTTTTCAGCAGTTTGGTAGCAGGCTTCGTCCAAGCTTCCACAAAGCTTTTCGTCGACAGTGTGGAAGAGAGCAGAGAGGGAGCGAGAGAGAGACAATGCAGGTTCAGGAAGACGACGATCGTCGTAGAAACAAAAATCGTCGTTTTAGATCGTTTCAAGATTTAGGGTAAGAAACATATGATTCAAAGTTGGATGATGCTATTTGTACTAAGCCTAGAATTTGTAATGCATATCTAAGTTCACCTAAAGAGGTAAAAATAAATCGGAATCATGTAATTCTTGTCATCCATTGGAATTAAGCAACCAAACGGTTATAATAATTTAGAATTGCGATCCGACAGAGTTGCGTTCTGTTAatttacacaaccaaacacaaccttaagcAATAATAATGGATCAGTTAGTCACAGTGACTGTCACACTCTCATTCCCTGACGACCGACGATTACAGAGTGGGACCTCACCCCTCACATGAACGGTAGTGCAGGGAATGTTCAGGTACATGAGCACACGTGAACAACTCACAGCTGTTTAGATGGAATCTATTCTGTGGGAATGTTCCATTTGAATGGCGACTGTGAGTTGTTCACCTatgctcacgtacgtgaacattcatCCCCCTCCATGAAGGGGTGGATCCCAACACCTAGAGATAAAAGAGCTAACTACAAAGATCACAAGCTTCAACAGCTCAGATGTAGCCACGTGTACGCGTAAAAACACTGATTGTGTCTCCTACTATCCTACACGCGCACACACTTGATTTCTCACTCAGCTCATTTCCCCCTTCGCTCTCATAAAAAGAGTTCCCAGGAAAGGTAGAGAAGCCATATTTACTTCGTCGTTTCTCTTATAATTTTCTCTGTGTCTCGCGCGCGCGCGAGCGAGCAGATCCATCTGCTGAAATGGAGGTGTTTTACTACCTTGTTTTTGGTGTTCTCGTGATGGTTGTCGGCACCCTCGAGTTCAGCAAGACCAACAAAGATCGCATCAGTACCTCTGCTCCTTTTAATTCATTCAAGAACAATTACCTCGTCGTGTACTCTCTGATGATGGGTAAGCCAGATCTGATCTTCCCTTTACATTTTCCCATTTGATTTCTCGAAAATTTGGTGTAATTTTGGAGTCTCTCTCTCATGCtctctttttcaattttaaaactTCTCGTACGGGTTGGATCTGGTATCTCTGGTTATACACAATGCACTCTAATGCTATGCGTGCCTTATTTTCCTCGGATCTGTGGAATGAGTCAGCCCCTCACTTTCTCTTTGAGAAACCAggagttttttgggtttcgtaatCAACATTTTCAGTCGTTAAGACGTGGGATCTACATCCAGCGGTGTTTTCAGTTTTCAGTTTTCAGTTTTCACTACTGTGGAAGCAAAAAAGTTTGTCTGTGTGGTGTCGACTTGTcgtttcccttctttctttcgCCGACGTCGgtgatatttttttatttcgatTTTAGATTCTTCCTTaaagaattaaataaactaaATTCTTCCCACCTAccgccgccccccccccccccctcaatagaaaaaaaaaacccaaaagaaatgaCATATATATCGGCTAATTTAATCTGTAGCTCTCTTGAAGaatgtatgtgatggatctagGCAGCTGAGATGGTTCGCTCTCTTTCAATTGCAAAATGGCATAAATCGGTTGCTCTATAAATGTTAAAGAAAGTTGAATATCTAAGCAGTTAAGTccattaatttttcattttttgactAATTACGGTTCCTGCGGCAAATAGCTGGGGATTGGCTGCAGGGTCCATATGTCTACTACCTTTACAGTACATATGGTTTTGGGAAGGGAGAGATTGGACGCCTCTTTATTGCTGGTTTTGGATCATCAATGTTGTTTGGCACAATTGTTGGATCTTTGGCGGACAAACAGTAAGATTTCATTATCCGAACTTGATCTGTTAGTGATCAAATTGGTTTGCTGGTTTCTCATACCTTTGTGCACCATGTACAGGGGCCGTAAGAGGGCATGTGTTACTTACTGCATAACTTACATCCTAAGTTGCATCACCAAGCATTCTCCTGATTACAGAGTTCTTATGGTGGGGCGTGTATTAGGAGGAATCGccacttctcttcttttttctgccTTCGAATCATGGCTTGTTGCAGAACACAACAAGGTGAGCAATTGGGACTCCGCACTTCAATTTGCAAGTACACCCCCATTGTGAGTGGACTTCTCATCTGTTGTATGCTTGGTAATTGAGGGATTCTGTGCATTGGTGAAAGTCCACAACATTTGGTGGGTCTGAGCTTTGAACTTAACCTGATCCTGTGACTTCTCTGATAATTGAATGTTTGAACCATGAGGCAACCATCAGCTTGCTTTGAAGTAGTGAAACCCATGGGTTGAAAGTATGGAAGCCACCATCTATATGATGGGTTGCCTCTTTTACTTATGTGGTGGTCTTGTGTGTGCAATCAATATGTTTGTTTTGTTCAGATATTTTATCATGTTTTTCTTTCATGCAGAGGGGCTTTGACCAACAGTGGCTGTCCCTGACATTCTCTAAGGCAATATTTCTTGGTAATGGTCTCATTGCCATTGTTTCTGGGTTGCTTGGCAATATGCTTGCTGACACTCTTGGCTTTGGCCCGGTTGCTCCTTTTGATGCTGCGGCATGTTTTCTTGCAATTGGGATGGCCATCATATTGTCATCATGGAGTGAGAACTACGGGGATCCTTCAGAGAGCAAGGACTTGCTCTCCCAGTTCAAGGGTGCTGCTGTAGCCATTGCTTCTGGTAACTCTCTAACCTCTTTCTAGCTTGTGTGTACCTTGTTCTTCTTTGAGAAAGACTAGGCATTAGGATATTCATTTTGTATGTCTTAAGAATGTCCCATGCATTGATAAGATGGCTCTGTTTGATCTTTGATGAGTTATATTTGGGAGATCTGCTGTGTCAAATAACACTATCATGAAGTAGTCATAGcctttattaattaaattattgtgTACATTTAACTGAATTTGTAAGGGTGTAGTACAGGGTTTGGGAGGGAGGGATTCAGTCGCTTGGGTTAAATGCTTCAATTGAGATCAACACCCTTGCTGTTTGCATTTAATATGGTGGCACTTTTCCACTTTCTGTGGTCATTCCTGATTTATCTGAAATTTTGCTTCgcttttctctcatcttttcCTTGTGAAGACTTCATAATTTTTGTGGTATGTGAAATCAGATGAGAAGATTGCACTACTGGGAGCAATTCAATCATTGTTTGAAGGTTCAATGTATACATTTGTCTTTCTATGGACTCCTGCTTTGAGCCCAAATGATGAGGACATACCACATGGTTTCATTTTTGCAACATTCATGTTGGCTTCAATGTTGGGAAGCTCCATCGCATCTAGGCTCATGGCCCGCGCATCCCTCAAAGTTGAGAGTTACATGCAGATTGTTTTTATGATTTCAGCCTTCACCTTTCTGATTCCTGTTCTTGCGAATGTATGTACCTATGGACCCAGTTCTTTCATGCAAAATTTTTGTCTAATGgttgttattaaaaaaaatgaaagaaactcTTATCTAATGATTCATTTTTTATCATGATTTCATCTGTTGTTACTCTACCTCGCAACAGTTCTTTGTACCTCCCACAAAAGTGAAAGGTGGGAGCATATCATTTACAGGTTGCATTCTTCTCTTTGGCTTCTGTACCTTTGAGGCTTGTGTGGGGATATTCTGGCCATCAATCATGAAGATGAGGTCACAGTACATTCCAGAGGAGGCACGAAGCACCATCATGAACTTCTTTCGCATCCCTCTTAACATTTTTGTGTGCATCGTGTTGTACAATGTAAGTATCTTACTACCTTTACTGCATTAACTGTTTTGACTTACTATGGGTTTCACTG is drawn from Telopea speciosissima isolate NSW1024214 ecotype Mountain lineage chromosome 1, Tspe_v1, whole genome shotgun sequence and contains these coding sequences:
- the LOC122664160 gene encoding molybdate-anion transporter-like gives rise to the protein MEVFYYLVFGVLVMVVGTLEFSKTNKDRISTSAPFNSFKNNYLVVYSLMMAGDWLQGPYVYYLYSTYGFGKGEIGRLFIAGFGSSMLFGTIVGSLADKQGRKRACVTYCITYILSCITKHSPDYRVLMVGRVLGGIATSLLFSAFESWLVAEHNKRGFDQQWLSLTFSKAIFLGNGLIAIVSGLLGNMLADTLGFGPVAPFDAAACFLAIGMAIILSSWSENYGDPSESKDLLSQFKGAAVAIASDEKIALLGAIQSLFEGSMYTFVFLWTPALSPNDEDIPHGFIFATFMLASMLGSSIASRLMARASLKVESYMQIVFMISAFTFLIPVLANFFVPPTKVKGGSISFTGCILLFGFCTFEACVGIFWPSIMKMRSQYIPEEARSTIMNFFRIPLNIFVCIVLYNVNAFPITVMLGMCSIFLFVATILQRRLMVVAESHRHKPQDWASMKDRDTEAEPLNI